The Lysobacter capsici genome has a segment encoding these proteins:
- a CDS encoding putative bifunctional diguanylate cyclase/phosphodiesterase, with amino-acid sequence MQGIYSGYLVAISYVVAALASYVALQLAGRATHGDGAARWWWRIGGGCAMGFGIWSMHFIGMLAFHLPIPLGYDLPKTVYSLIAACIASNFALWLVTQRELPPLRHALGAVLMGGGIAAMHYTGMAAMEMNPGIVWNRFWFVLSIVVAVVAAGTALWIAFRLRGESRDAWRMRIVAAMVMGLAVTGMHYTGMEAAGFPEGSICTAAGPNGMPVKWLATLVTIAAFAILAIALMTAVLDRRLQERTSRLRFSLGKAKDQLVFLALHDNLTRLPNRVLLEDRIDEAVQKSARSGARFAVMFLDLDGFKAVNDVYGHHMGDRLLREVAARLTAALRAQDTVARIGGDEFVVVMELGEPADAAIVAGKLIGVMSADFHIDGTHIRVSGSLGIAIHPQDGADGRELLTNADAAMYHAKEHGRNGFRFFEPSMNEGVREQLSLMQDLRHAMERNEFALHYQPKYGAPNGPLIGAEALLRWYHPTRGIVPPEHFIVLAEKSGTLVKLDAWVLNEACRQLRVWHDAGLVLAGISVNLSPAQFESTELFDLVRDVLARHRLEPGALTLEVTESTAMKDPESSLVILRRLSDLGVRISIDDFGTGYSSLLYLKRLPARELKIDRGFIRDLSQGTEDAAIVSAIVELGRMLDLKIIAEGVETTAQAGLLADLGCDSLQGYLFSHPLPPDDFMALVAREAVH; translated from the coding sequence TTGCAGGGGATCTACAGCGGATACCTGGTGGCGATCTCATACGTCGTCGCGGCGCTCGCCTCGTATGTCGCGCTCCAGTTGGCCGGTCGCGCGACGCATGGCGACGGCGCGGCGCGCTGGTGGTGGCGCATCGGCGGCGGTTGCGCCATGGGTTTCGGCATCTGGTCGATGCATTTCATCGGCATGCTCGCATTCCATTTGCCGATACCGCTGGGCTACGACCTGCCCAAGACCGTCTACTCGCTGATCGCGGCGTGCATCGCCTCGAATTTCGCGCTGTGGCTGGTGACGCAACGCGAACTGCCGCCGCTGCGGCATGCGCTGGGCGCCGTGCTCATGGGCGGCGGAATCGCCGCGATGCATTACACCGGCATGGCCGCGATGGAGATGAACCCCGGCATCGTCTGGAATCGATTCTGGTTCGTCTTGTCCATCGTCGTCGCCGTGGTCGCCGCCGGCACGGCGCTATGGATCGCTTTCAGGTTGCGCGGCGAAAGCCGCGACGCATGGCGCATGCGCATCGTCGCGGCGATGGTGATGGGCTTGGCCGTGACCGGCATGCACTACACCGGCATGGAGGCGGCGGGGTTCCCGGAAGGCAGCATCTGCACGGCGGCCGGGCCGAACGGCATGCCGGTGAAATGGCTGGCCACCTTGGTGACGATCGCCGCTTTCGCGATTCTCGCGATCGCGTTGATGACCGCCGTGCTCGATCGGCGCCTGCAAGAGCGCACCTCGCGGCTGAGGTTCTCGCTCGGCAAGGCCAAGGATCAACTGGTTTTCCTCGCCCTGCACGACAATCTGACCCGGCTGCCCAATCGCGTGCTGCTGGAGGACCGCATCGACGAAGCGGTACAGAAGAGCGCCCGTTCCGGCGCCCGCTTCGCTGTGATGTTTCTCGATCTGGACGGCTTCAAGGCGGTCAACGACGTGTACGGCCATCACATGGGCGACCGCCTCTTGCGCGAGGTCGCCGCGCGCCTCACCGCTGCATTGCGGGCTCAGGACACCGTGGCGCGCATCGGCGGCGATGAGTTCGTCGTAGTGATGGAACTGGGCGAGCCGGCCGACGCGGCGATCGTGGCCGGGAAACTCATCGGCGTCATGAGCGCGGACTTCCACATCGACGGCACGCACATCCGCGTGTCGGGCAGCCTTGGCATCGCGATCCACCCGCAAGACGGCGCGGATGGGCGCGAACTGCTCACCAACGCCGACGCGGCGATGTACCACGCCAAGGAACACGGCCGCAACGGCTTCAGATTCTTCGAGCCGTCGATGAACGAAGGCGTGCGCGAGCAGCTGAGCCTGATGCAGGATTTGCGCCATGCGATGGAGCGCAACGAATTCGCATTGCACTACCAGCCCAAATACGGCGCGCCGAACGGCCCGCTGATCGGCGCCGAAGCGCTGCTTCGCTGGTATCACCCGACCCGCGGCATCGTGCCGCCGGAGCATTTCATCGTGCTGGCCGAGAAAAGCGGCACCCTCGTCAAGCTCGATGCCTGGGTGCTCAACGAGGCCTGCCGCCAACTGCGCGTCTGGCACGATGCCGGATTGGTCCTGGCCGGGATCTCGGTCAACCTGTCGCCGGCGCAATTCGAATCGACCGAACTGTTCGATCTGGTGCGCGATGTCCTGGCGCGGCACCGGCTGGAACCCGGCGCGCTGACCCTGGAAGTGACCGAATCGACCGCGATGAAAGATCCCGAGTCGAGCCTGGTGATCCTGCGGCGCCTGAGCGATCTGGGAGTGCGGATATCGATCGACGACTTCGGCACCGGCTATTCCAGCCTGCTTTACCTCAAGCGCCTGCCCGCGCGCGAACTCAAGATCGATCGCGGCTTCATCCGCGACTTGAGCCAAGGCACCGAAGACGCGGCGATCGTGTCGGCCATCGTCGAACTGGGGCGGATGCTCGATCTCAAGATCATCGCCGAAGGCGTGGAAACCACCGCGCAGGCCGGGTTGCTGGCCGACCTGGGCTGCGACTCGCTGCAGGGATATCTGTTCAGCCATCCCTTGCCGCCGGACGATTTCATGGCGCTGGTCGCTCGCGAAGCGGTGCATTGA
- the aroC gene encoding chorismate synthase has translation MSSNSFGKLFTVTTFGESHGPAIGCVVDGCPPGLSIAPEDFRHDLDRRATGKTRHTSARRETDDIEILSGVYEGRTTGTPIALLIRNTDARSKDYGSIAEQFRPGHADYSYWQKYGLRDPRGGGRSSARETTMRVAAGVIAKKWLAERFGVVVRGFMSQIGEVVPNGYDLSVVESNPFFWPDAAQVAELETYMDALRKSGDSVGARVDVIADNVPPGWGEPIYGKLDGELAAALMSINAVKGVEIGDGFASVASKGSAHRDEISLQGFASNHAGGILGGISTGQQLRCSTAFKPTSSLRLPGRSVDIHGNEVEVITTGRHDPCVGIRATPICEAMVALVLIDQALRHRAQCGDVGTITPRIPATPEFDGDV, from the coding sequence GTGTCCAGCAACAGCTTCGGAAAGCTCTTCACCGTGACGACCTTCGGCGAAAGCCACGGTCCGGCGATCGGGTGCGTGGTCGACGGTTGTCCGCCCGGGCTGTCGATCGCGCCGGAAGACTTCCGTCACGATCTGGACCGCCGCGCCACCGGCAAGACCCGCCACACCTCGGCGCGGCGCGAGACCGACGACATCGAAATCCTCAGCGGCGTCTACGAAGGCCGTACCACCGGCACCCCGATCGCGCTGCTGATCCGCAACACCGATGCGCGCAGCAAGGACTACGGTTCGATCGCCGAACAATTCCGTCCCGGCCACGCCGACTACAGCTATTGGCAGAAGTACGGCCTGCGCGATCCGCGCGGCGGCGGGCGTTCCTCGGCGCGCGAGACCACCATGCGCGTGGCCGCCGGCGTGATCGCCAAGAAGTGGCTGGCCGAGCGTTTCGGCGTGGTCGTGCGCGGTTTCATGTCGCAGATCGGCGAGGTCGTGCCGAACGGATACGACTTGTCGGTGGTGGAAAGCAATCCGTTCTTCTGGCCCGATGCGGCCCAGGTCGCCGAGCTGGAAACCTACATGGACGCGCTGCGCAAGTCCGGCGATTCGGTCGGCGCGCGCGTCGACGTGATCGCCGACAACGTGCCGCCGGGCTGGGGCGAGCCGATCTACGGCAAGCTCGACGGCGAACTCGCCGCGGCGCTGATGAGCATCAACGCGGTCAAGGGCGTGGAGATCGGCGACGGCTTCGCCTCGGTCGCGTCGAAGGGCAGCGCGCACCGCGACGAGATTTCCCTGCAAGGCTTCGCCAGCAATCACGCCGGCGGCATCCTCGGCGGCATCAGCACCGGCCAGCAACTGCGTTGTTCGACCGCGTTCAAGCCGACTTCGAGCCTGCGTCTGCCGGGCCGCAGCGTGGATATCCACGGCAACGAAGTCGAGGTGATCACCACCGGCCGCCACGACCCCTGCGTCGGCATCCGCGCCACGCCGATCTGCGAGGCGATGGTCGCGTTGGTGCTGATCGACCAGGCCCTGCGCCATCGCGCCCAGTGCGGCGATGTCGGCACGATCACCCCGCGCATTCCCGCCACGCCGGAGTTCGACGGCGATGTCTGA
- the asd gene encoding archaetidylserine decarboxylase (Phosphatidylserine decarboxylase is synthesized as a single chain precursor. Generation of the pyruvoyl active site from a Ser is coupled to cleavage of a Gly-Ser bond between the larger (beta) and smaller (alpha chains). It is an integral membrane protein.) has protein sequence MSLVTTLTYVLPHRLMSSLARALAYSERPGVSRWLIDTVTRKFGVDLGEAANSDPRSYPTFNAFFTRALKPGARVPDPDPRVLLMPADGRISQCGPIRDGEIFQAKGQSFTATELLGGDEAAAAPFRDGVFATVYLSPKDYHRVHMPWAGTLRETVHVPGRLFSVGPDAVRNVPRLFARNERLVCHFDTEFGPMAMVMVGALLVSGVETVWSGVEIPRYGDIVTTKDYRGEAVTLERFAEMARFNYGSTVIVLLPPGVAALDPGLGAETAVRLGQALARRSD, from the coding sequence TTGAGCCTCGTCACCACCCTGACCTACGTCCTGCCGCATCGCCTGATGTCGTCGCTCGCGCGCGCGCTGGCCTATTCCGAACGTCCCGGCGTCAGCCGCTGGCTGATCGACACGGTGACGCGCAAGTTCGGCGTCGACCTGGGCGAGGCGGCCAACTCCGATCCGCGCTCGTACCCGACCTTCAATGCCTTCTTCACCCGCGCGCTCAAGCCCGGCGCGCGCGTGCCCGATCCCGATCCGCGCGTGCTGCTGATGCCGGCCGACGGCCGCATCAGCCAGTGCGGGCCGATCCGCGACGGCGAGATCTTCCAGGCCAAGGGCCAGTCGTTCACCGCCACCGAACTGCTCGGCGGCGACGAAGCGGCGGCCGCGCCGTTCCGCGACGGCGTGTTCGCCACCGTGTACCTGTCGCCGAAGGACTACCACCGCGTGCACATGCCGTGGGCCGGCACTCTGCGCGAAACCGTGCATGTCCCGGGCCGCTTGTTCAGCGTCGGCCCCGACGCGGTGCGCAACGTGCCGCGCCTGTTCGCGCGCAACGAACGCCTGGTCTGCCATTTCGACACCGAGTTCGGGCCGATGGCGATGGTGATGGTCGGCGCGCTGCTGGTCTCGGGCGTGGAAACGGTCTGGAGCGGCGTGGAGATTCCGCGCTACGGCGACATCGTCACCACCAAGGACTATCGCGGCGAAGCCGTCACCCTGGAGCGTTTCGCCGAAATGGCCCGCTTCAACTACGGCTCGACCGTGATCGTGCTGTTGCCGCCGGGCGTGGCCGCGCTGGACCCGGGCCTGGGCGCGGAAACCGCGGTGCGCCTGGGCCAGGCGCTGGCCCGGCGCAGCGACTGA
- a CDS encoding SCO family protein, with product MFNRTTAIVLIAALAAALGLWASQKYFGSVRHASLPQTEAVRLIEPRRTLPAFSLRQSDGTQLIPGELKGHWTLVFLGFTHCPDVCPTTLAQMSVAQKAWELIPEATRPRVLFVSVDPERDTPDKIGEYAHGFHKDTLAATADVPALESFAKSLSMVFAKVPAPDGAPADQYTLDHSASMVVLDPQGRMAGLLRPPFDPNVIAKDMAVLTEAAP from the coding sequence ATGTTCAATCGCACCACCGCCATCGTCCTCATCGCCGCGCTCGCCGCCGCGCTCGGCCTGTGGGCCTCGCAGAAGTATTTCGGCAGCGTGCGCCACGCCTCGCTGCCGCAGACCGAAGCGGTCCGCCTGATCGAACCGCGCCGCACCCTGCCCGCGTTCTCGCTGCGCCAGTCCGACGGCACCCAGCTGATCCCCGGCGAACTCAAGGGCCACTGGACCCTGGTGTTCCTCGGCTTCACCCACTGCCCCGACGTGTGCCCGACCACCCTGGCGCAGATGTCGGTCGCGCAGAAGGCCTGGGAATTGATTCCCGAAGCGACCCGGCCGCGGGTGCTGTTCGTCTCGGTCGACCCCGAGCGCGACACGCCCGACAAGATCGGCGAGTACGCCCACGGCTTCCATAAGGACACCCTGGCCGCCACCGCCGATGTCCCGGCGCTGGAGAGCTTCGCCAAGTCGCTGAGCATGGTGTTCGCCAAGGTGCCGGCGCCCGACGGCGCCCCGGCCGACCAGTACACGCTCGATCACAGCGCCAGCATGGTCGTGCTCGATCCGCAGGGCCGCATGGCCGGGCTGCTGCGTCCGCCGTTCGACCCGAACGTGATCGCCAAGGACATGGCCGTGCTGACGGAGGCCGCGCCTTGA
- the prmB gene encoding 50S ribosomal protein L3 N(5)-glutamine methyltransferase translates to MPASVSFESLTLVDLIRYGASRFSAAGLTFGHSYDNALDEATQLVLHALHLPHDLSPVYGQGKVTTEEKDAVLALFERRIGERIPAAYLTGEAWFAGLSFKSDSRALVPRSPIAELIESGFGPWLGGGEVERVLDLCTGSGCIAIATAHYHPDWQVIGADINDAALSLAAENKERLHAGNVELRKSDLFQGLQGEVFDLIVTNPPYVTNDETDALPREYSHEPELGLRAGDDGLDLALKILRDAPDHLSEHGVLICEVGEAERALVELLPQLPLDWVEFKVGQMGIFVAQRHDLVEHHDAIKRLADARA, encoded by the coding sequence GTGCCCGCTTCCGTCTCCTTCGAATCGCTGACCCTCGTCGACCTGATCCGCTACGGCGCCAGCCGCTTCAGCGCGGCCGGGCTGACCTTCGGCCACAGCTACGACAATGCCCTGGACGAGGCCACCCAACTGGTCCTGCACGCGCTGCACCTGCCGCACGACCTGAGCCCGGTCTACGGCCAGGGCAAGGTCACCACCGAAGAGAAGGACGCGGTCCTGGCGCTGTTTGAGCGCCGCATCGGCGAACGCATCCCGGCCGCCTACCTGACCGGCGAGGCCTGGTTCGCCGGCCTGAGCTTCAAGAGCGACAGCCGCGCCCTGGTGCCGCGTTCGCCGATCGCCGAACTGATCGAGTCGGGCTTCGGGCCCTGGCTCGGCGGCGGCGAGGTCGAGCGCGTGCTGGACCTGTGCACCGGTTCGGGCTGCATCGCCATCGCCACCGCGCATTACCATCCCGACTGGCAGGTGATCGGCGCCGACATCAACGACGCGGCGCTGTCGCTGGCGGCCGAGAACAAGGAACGCCTGCACGCCGGCAACGTCGAGCTGCGCAAGTCCGACCTGTTCCAGGGCCTGCAGGGCGAGGTCTTCGATCTGATCGTGACCAACCCGCCGTACGTGACCAACGACGAAACCGACGCGCTGCCGCGCGAGTATTCGCACGAGCCCGAGCTGGGCCTGCGCGCCGGCGACGACGGCCTGGACCTGGCACTGAAGATCCTGCGCGACGCGCCCGATCACCTCAGTGAGCACGGCGTGCTGATCTGCGAAGTCGGCGAGGCCGAGCGCGCCCTGGTCGAACTGCTGCCGCAGCTGCCGCTGGACTGGGTCGAATTCAAGGTCGGCCAGATGGGCATCTTCGTGGCCCAGCGCCACGATCTGGTCGAACACCACGACGCCATCAAACGGCTCGCCGACGCGCGAGCCTGA
- a CDS encoding 2-hydroxyacid dehydrogenase has protein sequence MSERARVWVSQPLFDDVIARLDEYFEVSATTAVTQHAPEAVAAALREADGALVTLNDPIGAAQIAGATRLRAIANVGVGYNNLDLPALSAAGILATNTPDVLTETTADFGWALMMATARRISEAERWLREGHWQRWSFDSLLGGDVHGSTLGILGMGRIGQAIARRAAGFGMRTLYHNRSRLPEAVERECAARYVSFDELLGRADHLILVLPYSPQSHHLIDAAALAKMQAHATLTNIARGGIVDENALCDALEQGRLAAAGLDVYEGEPRLNPRLLEQRRVVLTPHIASGSLATRRAMVSLAVDNLIAALGHGPNAGKPPSLLNAGIRD, from the coding sequence ATGTCTGAGCGTGCGCGCGTGTGGGTCTCGCAGCCGCTGTTCGACGATGTGATCGCGCGGCTGGACGAGTATTTCGAGGTGTCGGCGACGACCGCGGTGACCCAGCACGCGCCCGAGGCCGTCGCCGCCGCGCTGCGCGAGGCCGACGGCGCGCTGGTCACCCTCAACGATCCGATCGGCGCGGCGCAGATCGCCGGCGCCACCCGCCTGCGCGCGATCGCCAACGTCGGGGTCGGCTACAACAATCTCGACCTGCCGGCGCTGAGCGCGGCCGGCATTCTCGCCACCAACACGCCCGACGTGCTGACCGAAACCACCGCCGATTTCGGCTGGGCGCTGATGATGGCGACCGCGCGGCGGATTTCCGAGGCCGAGCGCTGGTTGCGCGAGGGCCACTGGCAGCGCTGGAGTTTCGACAGTCTGCTCGGCGGCGACGTGCATGGTTCGACCCTGGGCATTCTCGGCATGGGCCGGATCGGCCAGGCGATCGCGCGCCGCGCGGCCGGGTTCGGCATGCGCACGCTGTATCACAACCGCAGCCGGCTGCCCGAGGCGGTCGAGCGCGAATGCGCCGCGCGCTATGTGAGCTTCGACGAACTGCTGGGCCGCGCCGATCATCTGATCCTGGTGCTGCCGTACTCGCCGCAGTCGCATCATCTGATCGACGCCGCGGCGCTGGCGAAGATGCAGGCGCATGCGACGCTGACCAATATCGCGCGCGGCGGCATCGTCGACGAAAACGCGCTGTGCGACGCGCTCGAACAAGGGCGCTTGGCCGCGGCCGGACTGGATGTCTACGAAGGCGAGCCCCGGCTCAACCCGCGCCTGCTCGAGCAGCGCCGGGTGGTGCTGACCCCGCATATCGCCAGCGGCAGCCTGGCCACGCGCCGGGCGATGGTTTCGTTGGCGGTCGACAATCTGATCGCGGCCTTGGGCCACGGCCCGAATGCCGGCAAGCCGCCATCGCTGTTGAATGCCGGGATTCGAGATTAG